The following are encoded together in the Candidatus Hinthialibacter antarcticus genome:
- a CDS encoding cyclase family protein, producing the protein MALYDLTLDLHENQPCWPGDTPYVRIATSEMSNGGGCNVSKVSMSTHFATHLDAPYHFEPDGLRLDQLDLNTLIGPALVHEVEGDAPLILPAHLPPLDGVERIIFKTRNSAYIDDTKFHEDFTALGLDAARALTAAGVKLVGIDYFSIEAFKNPGHPVHHELCGKGMIIVEGLDLRNVPPGRYELIALPLKFKDADGSPCRVVLRDIS; encoded by the coding sequence ATGGCATTGTATGATTTGACCTTAGACCTTCACGAAAACCAGCCCTGCTGGCCGGGCGACACGCCGTACGTGCGCATCGCGACCAGCGAGATGAGTAACGGCGGCGGCTGCAACGTCTCCAAAGTGTCGATGAGCACCCACTTCGCCACCCATTTAGACGCGCCCTACCATTTTGAGCCGGACGGTCTGCGTCTTGACCAACTCGACTTGAACACGCTCATCGGCCCGGCGCTGGTGCATGAAGTTGAAGGCGATGCGCCGCTAATTCTGCCCGCGCACCTACCGCCGCTCGACGGCGTCGAACGGATCATTTTTAAAACGCGCAACAGCGCCTATATTGATGATACAAAATTCCACGAAGATTTTACCGCGCTGGGGTTGGATGCCGCCCGGGCGTTGACGGCGGCGGGCGTGAAACTGGTGGGCATTGATTATTTTTCTATCGAAGCCTTTAAGAACCCCGGCCATCCGGTGCATCACGAACTCTGCGGCAAGGGCATGATAATCGTTGAGGGACTCGACCTGCGCAACGTGCCGCCGGGGCGCTATGAACTCATCGCGCTGCCGCTGAAATTCAAAGACGCCGACGGCAGCCCCTGCCGCGTGGTCTTGCGAGATATCAGTTAA
- a CDS encoding S41 family peptidase, with protein MMRLNQWIAILIFSMCLTAAADNKQDYDLGHRNFYQVTKQISERYEDKVDFADLFEHSWKSLETILPVTNERLVAVVPVDAPSKELQAIYSQRIQTALELVSRQLPEGATPTVRDLWNRSINGLVIALEDPYSQYLPPVEHQELQRVLSGKPDESHQFYGVGIHVDWDTQSDLGVLVITPLQGSPAYENGIQPSDIITGVNGKPLSELEGAYADKLQEAIDLIKGEKDTPVNLTVKRKDAPELLEFTLKRAPINSEVHIMREMLDDEGEQSGIGYIRLSSFYQYSSKDVRDALLYLKTLGMEKLVFDMRYNPGGYLDQAVKIADIFLPKGELITYTYGRESPYKEFRDSITSLDGFSDIPMVILVNEASASASEVVTGALKDNHRAVVVGKKSFGKGSVQEVFPLDGDAGLRLTVAKYYTPSGKCIHNLGIEPDIHVDRITFEKAKEITEKDYDHVSRLERQFERDPQLKAAYEYLNGDKTIADLRSSTQEETSDEG; from the coding sequence ATGATGCGTTTGAATCAATGGATTGCAATACTAATCTTTTCTATGTGCCTGACCGCTGCGGCGGACAATAAACAGGATTATGACTTAGGGCACAGAAATTTTTATCAAGTCACCAAACAAATCAGCGAGCGCTATGAAGACAAAGTCGATTTTGCCGATTTGTTCGAACATTCGTGGAAGAGCCTCGAAACCATTCTGCCAGTAACCAATGAACGCTTGGTGGCGGTTGTGCCGGTCGATGCGCCCTCGAAAGAATTACAAGCCATCTATAGCCAGCGCATCCAAACCGCATTGGAACTGGTTTCGCGCCAACTGCCTGAAGGGGCCACGCCGACCGTTCGCGACTTGTGGAACCGCTCCATCAATGGGTTAGTGATCGCCCTCGAAGACCCCTATAGCCAGTATCTGCCGCCCGTCGAACACCAGGAACTTCAGCGCGTCTTGTCGGGAAAGCCCGATGAGTCTCATCAATTTTACGGCGTTGGCATCCACGTAGATTGGGACACCCAATCCGACCTCGGCGTGCTGGTGATTACCCCGTTGCAGGGTTCGCCCGCCTACGAAAACGGCATCCAGCCCTCCGATATTATCACTGGCGTTAACGGCAAGCCGCTTTCAGAACTCGAAGGCGCCTATGCTGACAAATTACAAGAAGCCATTGATCTGATTAAAGGCGAAAAAGACACGCCAGTGAATTTGACGGTGAAGCGCAAGGATGCGCCGGAACTGTTAGAGTTCACCCTCAAACGCGCGCCTATCAATAGCGAAGTTCACATCATGCGCGAGATGCTTGATGACGAAGGCGAGCAGAGCGGCATCGGGTATATCCGCTTATCGAGTTTTTATCAATATTCCAGCAAAGACGTACGCGACGCGCTGCTCTACTTAAAAACGCTGGGCATGGAAAAACTCGTTTTTGATATGCGGTATAATCCCGGCGGCTATCTTGACCAGGCGGTTAAAATTGCTGATATTTTTCTGCCCAAAGGCGAGTTGATTACGTATACCTACGGGCGCGAATCGCCCTATAAAGAATTTCGCGATTCAATCACCAGCCTGGACGGGTTTAGCGATATCCCCATGGTGATCTTGGTGAACGAGGCGTCGGCCAGCGCGTCTGAGGTCGTGACCGGAGCGCTCAAAGACAACCATCGCGCGGTCGTGGTGGGCAAAAAAAGTTTCGGTAAAGGCTCCGTGCAGGAAGTGTTCCCGCTCGACGGCGATGCAGGCTTGCGTTTGACAGTGGCGAAATATTACACGCCCTCCGGCAAGTGCATCCACAATCTTGGCATTGAGCCGGACATTCACGTGGACCGCATCACCTTTGAAAAAGCCAAAGAAATCACCGAAAAAGATTACGACCACGTTTCACGGCTCGAGCGCCAGTTTGAACGCGACCCCCAGTTGAAGGCCGCGTATGAATATTTGAACGGCGACAAAACCATCGCCGACCTTCGCTCTTCAACGCAAGAAGAAACAAGCGACGAAGGCTGA
- a CDS encoding dihydrodipicolinate synthase family protein, translating to MTYPYMRGAYPALVTPFTENGSAVALDKLGAMVERHVQKGVSGLFICGTTGQGPNLTADEKIAVVREVVSAAAGRFEVWAQVTCDDWPGTLKTIDAALKTDVTGLSFLQPWYYGVDVEAQYQFHARAAERVEGKPVYLYNIPQCAGNNIEVDTVKRLLDSFEVIRGIKESASPAAVRRWLDLQCERFHATCGVDTVVAEMLRLGIEANVTSFGNAVPDYFVNIHNAARKADWTLATEWQQKLNRLVDAWDSSVLIPKLLEAYCIFGVETGCVRPPLRELSDAERANVKEWIEKEGLQ from the coding sequence ATGACGTACCCTTATATGCGCGGGGCTTACCCCGCTTTGGTCACGCCGTTTACTGAAAATGGAAGCGCGGTTGCATTAGACAAATTGGGAGCGATGGTCGAACGCCATGTTCAAAAAGGCGTGAGCGGGCTGTTTATCTGCGGCACCACCGGACAAGGCCCCAACCTGACCGCCGATGAAAAAATCGCTGTGGTCCGCGAAGTGGTCAGCGCCGCCGCCGGACGCTTCGAAGTCTGGGCGCAAGTGACCTGCGACGATTGGCCCGGCACCCTCAAGACCATCGACGCCGCGCTGAAAACCGACGTAACCGGGCTGAGTTTTTTACAGCCCTGGTACTACGGCGTCGATGTTGAAGCGCAGTATCAATTTCACGCGCGCGCCGCAGAACGCGTCGAAGGCAAGCCCGTCTATTTATATAACATCCCCCAATGCGCGGGCAACAACATCGAAGTTGACACCGTCAAACGGCTGCTGGATTCGTTCGAGGTGATTCGCGGCATCAAAGAAAGCGCCAGCCCCGCCGCCGTGCGGCGTTGGCTCGACCTGCAATGCGAGCGCTTTCACGCCACTTGCGGGGTGGATACCGTCGTGGCTGAAATGCTGCGGCTCGGCATTGAAGCCAACGTCACCTCGTTCGGCAACGCCGTCCCAGATTATTTTGTAAACATTCACAACGCCGCCCGCAAAGCCGACTGGACCCTCGCAACCGAATGGCAGCAAAAGTTAAACCGTCTGGTTGACGCTTGGGACAGCAGCGTCCTGATCCCCAAATTACTCGAAGCCTACTGCATCTTCGGCGTTGAAACCGGCTGCGTACGCCCGCCGCTGCGCGAACTGAGCGACGCTGAACGCGCCAACGTGAAAGAGTGGATCGAAAAAGAGGGCTTACAGTAA
- a CDS encoding O-antigen ligase family protein — translation MVKRPKADLATRPTVFLHLTLCLLCFQLVSTALYYNGHFTDVLINKFLLGQVLALSAWLAYLGHCLAVGRFTLAKTPYDAPVLLFAAWAALRTFSAPDESALYHGYIFFALLSAFPLWTVCFRYKKFRSLFVWTVFFTGMCVMLGCLRQMSTDTPGFAFPGFEAMTLSKGSYERQFLCSFLGHNNPSTGYIAIACILAGAIGLRARSVGLRVFTAAYVLLGLALIILGGSRGVALMLITTTLFLVYAFQRAGLRWAFGDSHEEAKQAIRQWALRGLSLGALFIVVLFAVWMMPRSEFVNQNVFGRFTTSYQDLMTGTYPRVWWMSLQMVKDKPLTGVGFASWMQQYPEYQSEWFEAHPRTSIGLPPVGSITQRAHNDYFQAWAELGLPGLLLMIWLFTVHLRCIGQLLYDKRSLLGIFAATATLATMTRALFGFPFHEAPASCLFIANWALVAHLASPKFREWSPDWLTKLAAPQKWAMGAVGVVAFFITAMPVYQYMLADYLAKLHGRYGVAAANLTAEGDRDGANQWLEWGYLSLQRSIEIAPELGSNRYILAIDTYERGKLASDVEQVRRSIELFEETLKSYTYYGVYTYLGQAYLWAWEHSQSPEDAEKAIQAFTASSKIMPTDEDVLSWLALALGKTGRTEEGLYFVSELTLKFPGFVERSLLPAAFSAEARGDWLSAAFLFSMSAHNDPHNFEVARQTVEFYIRSQRLDLAEDVYVVAASVQWSDENRALFQKLLSDILLQRLSRGEYEPARDFLLELQQKERVAGDSAVWYYSMIVSSLGGHPFESIIGWRRAVDAGVDAAQLEPFRFVLVNQLLAPILQVY, via the coding sequence TCGGCCTACCGTGTTTTTACATCTAACCCTATGCCTGCTGTGTTTTCAGTTGGTCTCTACCGCGTTGTATTACAACGGGCATTTCACCGATGTCTTAATCAACAAATTTTTGCTGGGGCAAGTTCTCGCGTTGTCGGCGTGGCTGGCCTATTTGGGCCATTGTTTGGCGGTCGGGCGGTTTACCCTGGCGAAGACGCCATACGACGCGCCCGTTTTGTTGTTCGCTGCGTGGGCGGCGTTGCGAACCTTTTCCGCCCCGGACGAGTCGGCGCTTTATCACGGGTATATCTTTTTCGCGTTGCTGTCGGCGTTTCCGCTTTGGACGGTGTGTTTTCGCTATAAAAAATTCCGCAGCCTGTTTGTCTGGACGGTCTTCTTCACGGGCATGTGCGTGATGTTGGGCTGCTTGCGCCAGATGTCGACCGATACGCCGGGGTTTGCATTTCCCGGCTTTGAAGCGATGACCTTGTCGAAAGGTTCCTACGAGCGCCAGTTTCTTTGCTCATTTCTCGGGCATAACAACCCCAGCACGGGCTACATCGCCATTGCCTGCATCCTCGCTGGCGCCATCGGCCTTCGCGCGCGAAGCGTCGGGCTGCGCGTCTTCACGGCGGCGTATGTTTTGTTGGGATTGGCATTAATCATTCTCGGCGGAAGCCGCGGCGTCGCCCTGATGTTAATCACCACAACGCTGTTTTTGGTCTATGCGTTCCAGCGCGCCGGGTTGCGTTGGGCGTTTGGCGACTCGCACGAAGAAGCCAAACAGGCGATACGCCAATGGGCGCTGCGCGGGCTTAGTCTTGGGGCGCTGTTTATCGTTGTCTTATTCGCCGTATGGATGATGCCGCGTTCAGAGTTCGTCAATCAGAATGTCTTCGGGCGCTTCACCACCTCCTACCAGGACCTCATGACCGGAACCTACCCGCGCGTCTGGTGGATGTCGCTGCAAATGGTGAAAGACAAGCCGCTGACCGGCGTCGGTTTCGCGTCATGGATGCAACAGTATCCTGAGTATCAAAGCGAGTGGTTTGAGGCGCACCCCCGAACCTCGATCGGGCTTCCTCCTGTGGGGTCTATCACCCAACGGGCGCACAACGACTATTTTCAGGCCTGGGCCGAATTGGGGCTGCCCGGCTTATTGCTGATGATTTGGCTGTTTACCGTTCATTTGCGATGTATTGGTCAGTTGCTCTATGACAAGCGGTCATTGCTGGGGATTTTCGCCGCGACGGCAACCCTGGCGACCATGACCCGCGCGTTGTTTGGGTTCCCCTTTCATGAAGCCCCGGCGAGTTGTTTGTTCATCGCCAACTGGGCGCTGGTCGCCCACCTGGCTTCGCCCAAATTCCGTGAGTGGTCGCCGGACTGGCTGACCAAACTCGCTGCGCCTCAAAAATGGGCGATGGGGGCGGTTGGCGTGGTTGCGTTCTTCATTACCGCGATGCCAGTCTATCAATACATGCTGGCCGATTACCTTGCCAAATTGCATGGACGCTATGGGGTCGCCGCCGCCAATCTGACCGCCGAAGGCGATAGGGACGGGGCAAACCAATGGCTTGAATGGGGCTATCTCAGTTTACAGCGTTCGATTGAAATTGCGCCCGAACTGGGTTCCAACCGATATATTTTGGCGATTGATACCTACGAACGCGGCAAATTAGCGAGTGACGTTGAACAAGTCCGGCGTAGTATTGAACTGTTTGAAGAGACGCTCAAAAGTTACACCTATTACGGCGTCTATACCTATTTAGGACAAGCCTATTTATGGGCGTGGGAACATTCGCAATCGCCCGAAGACGCAGAAAAAGCGATCCAGGCCTTCACCGCGTCGTCAAAAATTATGCCCACCGATGAAGACGTGCTGAGTTGGCTGGCACTCGCCTTGGGCAAGACCGGGCGCACTGAAGAGGGGCTGTATTTTGTCAGCGAACTGACCTTGAAATTCCCCGGGTTCGTCGAGCGCTCATTGCTTCCAGCGGCGTTCAGCGCAGAAGCGAGAGGCGACTGGCTTTCGGCGGCCTTTCTATTTAGCATGAGCGCCCATAATGACCCGCACAACTTTGAAGTCGCCCGGCAAACCGTCGAATTTTACATTCGCAGCCAGCGCCTCGATCTGGCGGAAGATGTGTATGTTGTCGCGGCAAGCGTCCAATGGAGCGATGAAAACCGGGCGCTCTTTCAAAAATTACTGTCGGATATTTTGTTACAGCGCCTCAGCCGGGGCGAGTATGAGCCAGCGCGGGACTTCTTGCTCGAACTTCAACAAAAAGAGCGGGTTGCGGGTGATTCAGCCGTGTGGTATTATTCGATGATCGTTTCTTCTCTGGGCGGCCATCCGTTTGAGTCTATAATCGGCTGGCGCCGTGCGGTTGATGCGGGCGTCGACGCGGCCCAATTGGAGCCGTTTCGCTTCGTATTAGTCAATCAGCTGCTGGCGCCGATACTTCAGGTATACTAG